The following proteins are encoded in a genomic region of Leifsonia psychrotolerans:
- a CDS encoding GIY-YIG nuclease family protein: MPFMYVLQCSDDSFYVGSTWDIERRLWQHNHGEGAAYTRRRMPVRLVYVEECERIEDAYAREKQVQGWGRQKRIALIEGRLADLPGLSRSGTPPPES, translated from the coding sequence ATGCCATTCATGTACGTGTTGCAGTGCTCCGACGACTCGTTCTACGTCGGAAGCACATGGGATATCGAACGACGGCTCTGGCAACACAATCACGGTGAGGGCGCCGCGTATACACGGCGACGGATGCCGGTGCGCCTGGTCTACGTCGAGGAGTGCGAGCGAATCGAGGATGCCTACGCTCGGGAGAAGCAGGTGCAGGGCTGGGGTCGCCAGAAACGCATCGCTTTGATCGAAGGGCGACTGGCTGATTTGCCTGGCCTGAGTCGCTCGGGGACGCCGCCTCCCGAGAGCTAG
- a CDS encoding carbohydrate ABC transporter permease, with product MTRATPAASARLGSAIRQAPIYFVLLVGSIISLIPFLWMVIASTHQTSDLFGTPLPVLPGGELLNNLARLQHDVNFGRVMVNSLLLAVIYTVFSSMISIMAGYGLAKFKFRGRGIALGVILVTMMIPMQVLLVPLFQMMASLGWIDTYQAVILPFLASAFGIFLMRQSFLDFPDSLIESSRIDGASEFRTFYGIVLPVARPQIAALIIYTFMTQWNAFIWPLLMLNTEDNYTIPVALNTMIGLSRVDYSGLMLGSLLATLPLLILFLIFQRQFISGLLGGAVKG from the coding sequence GTGACCCGCGCCACACCGGCGGCCTCCGCCCGACTCGGCTCGGCCATCCGCCAGGCTCCGATCTATTTCGTGCTGTTGGTCGGTTCGATCATCAGCCTCATCCCATTCCTCTGGATGGTCATTGCCTCGACGCATCAGACCTCCGACTTGTTCGGCACGCCACTACCGGTGCTTCCGGGCGGCGAACTGCTGAACAACCTGGCTCGGCTGCAGCATGATGTGAACTTCGGTCGCGTCATGGTGAACAGCCTGCTGCTCGCGGTCATCTACACCGTGTTCAGCTCGATGATCAGCATCATGGCCGGCTACGGGCTGGCGAAGTTCAAGTTTCGCGGCCGCGGTATCGCGCTCGGCGTCATCCTCGTCACGATGATGATTCCGATGCAGGTTCTGCTCGTTCCGCTGTTCCAGATGATGGCCAGCCTCGGTTGGATCGACACGTACCAGGCCGTGATCCTGCCGTTCCTAGCCAGTGCCTTCGGCATCTTCCTCATGCGTCAGTCCTTCCTCGACTTCCCTGATTCGCTCATCGAATCGTCGCGGATCGACGGGGCCAGCGAGTTCCGCACGTTCTACGGCATCGTGCTGCCGGTGGCCCGGCCGCAGATCGCCGCCCTGATCATCTACACGTTCATGACCCAGTGGAACGCGTTCATCTGGCCGCTGCTGATGCTGAATACCGAGGACAACTACACGATCCCCGTCGCGTTGAACACGATGATTGGCTTGTCGCGAGTTGACTACTCGGGCCTCATGCTGGGCTCGCTGTTGGCGACGTTGCCGCTGCTGATCCTCTTTCTGATCTTCCAGCGTCAGTTCATTTCCGGCCTGCTCGGCGGCGCCGTCAAGGGCTAG
- a CDS encoding carbohydrate ABC transporter permease gives MAISSTRARNRAHTGRTAPRTLGRKLQRPGLYFAAPALVLFALFFAYPLVSSLWQSMTKTVGGQTEFVGLEQYARLFADPLIAKSLFNAGILLVIQVPLMMGLAVGLAYLLNQSWLKFKGGFRVLHFLPAVTTLVAYSVVFRIMLATDGGAVNQMIGVLGIAPVDWLNNEIWARVALIASITWRWTGYNMVIILAGLQAIPGELYEAARMDGAGRWAIFSKIVIPQLRPVLLFTGITSTIGALQLFDENFILTGGGPSDATLTPVLYLYKVGFRQFDFGYASAIGWMIVAITAVIALIQFRLTREKS, from the coding sequence ATGGCCATCTCGTCCACGCGGGCGCGTAACCGCGCCCACACCGGGCGAACCGCTCCGCGGACGCTGGGGCGCAAGCTCCAGCGTCCGGGGTTGTACTTCGCCGCCCCTGCTCTCGTTCTTTTTGCACTGTTCTTCGCCTACCCGCTCGTCTCTTCGTTGTGGCAGAGCATGACGAAGACCGTGGGCGGTCAGACCGAGTTCGTCGGTCTCGAACAGTACGCTCGCCTGTTCGCCGATCCACTGATCGCAAAGAGCCTGTTCAACGCTGGCATCCTGCTCGTCATCCAGGTTCCACTGATGATGGGCCTGGCCGTCGGCCTGGCCTACTTGCTCAACCAAAGCTGGCTGAAATTCAAGGGCGGCTTTCGCGTACTGCACTTCCTGCCTGCCGTGACGACGCTGGTCGCCTACTCGGTCGTCTTCCGCATCATGCTGGCCACCGATGGCGGCGCCGTCAACCAGATGATCGGCGTGCTCGGCATCGCACCGGTCGACTGGCTGAACAACGAGATCTGGGCGCGGGTCGCCCTGATCGCCTCGATCACCTGGCGTTGGACCGGATACAACATGGTCATCATTCTGGCCGGGCTCCAGGCGATCCCCGGCGAGCTCTACGAAGCGGCACGAATGGATGGGGCGGGCCGCTGGGCGATCTTCTCGAAGATTGTCATTCCGCAGTTGCGCCCGGTGCTGCTTTTTACCGGCATTACCTCGACGATCGGCGCCCTGCAGCTCTTCGACGAAAACTTCATTCTCACCGGGGGAGGACCGAGCGATGCCACACTCACGCCAGTGCTCTACCTCTATAAGGTTGGTTTCCGTCAGTTCGACTTCGGCTATGCCTCCGCTATCGGGTGGATGATTGTCGCCATCACCGCGGTGATCGCGCTCATTCAGTTCCGTCTCACGAGGGAGAAATCGTGA
- a CDS encoding ABC transporter substrate-binding protein translates to MKSSKYLVPVTALAAMALLAGCATGGTGGQSAPALDPSTKVSGDITVWSWDSAAVALKRKAKEYEASHAGTSIKVVDVGYDNAYDKLSVGLQAGSGLPDVVTIETDRAPGYISQFPNGLIDLNPVLGDKKADFDQSKWTASSNDKDQLMVAPWDSGTVGLYYRSDYLAEAGVDPASLTTWNALISAGETIKAKTGHTLMSTDLSTGGGFTMMLQQQGQGLFDADGNVAVNSPKAVEALTVLKDMNDKGLIKNVKGWDGRVTSAKDGDSAVTPEAVWWIGTLTGEMPELAGKYGVTELPAFADGGVRTSNSGGSGLAVPAQAKNPNLAASFVTWLLADATNQADMMKNEGLFPSYLPALKDGYFQQPDPYFSGQKVYELFAEQTPNIPSINYTTDNAKAQDIVANAVVASVLNGADPKKTLDDAAKQIATATDRKIAK, encoded by the coding sequence ATGAAATCCAGCAAGTATCTTGTCCCGGTCACCGCTCTCGCCGCGATGGCACTCCTGGCCGGTTGCGCCACGGGTGGCACCGGCGGCCAGTCCGCCCCGGCACTCGACCCGAGCACCAAAGTCTCCGGTGACATTACCGTCTGGTCCTGGGACTCGGCCGCGGTCGCGCTCAAGCGCAAGGCCAAGGAGTACGAAGCCAGCCACGCCGGGACATCCATCAAGGTCGTCGATGTCGGCTACGACAACGCCTACGACAAGCTTTCGGTCGGCCTGCAGGCCGGCAGCGGACTTCCGGATGTCGTCACCATCGAGACCGACCGGGCTCCGGGCTACATCTCACAGTTCCCGAACGGCCTGATCGACTTGAACCCGGTCCTCGGCGACAAGAAGGCCGACTTCGACCAGTCGAAGTGGACCGCTTCGTCGAATGACAAGGACCAGCTCATGGTCGCGCCGTGGGACTCGGGCACCGTCGGGCTCTACTACCGTTCCGACTACCTGGCCGAGGCCGGCGTCGACCCGGCATCGCTGACCACCTGGAACGCCCTCATCTCCGCCGGTGAGACCATCAAGGCCAAGACCGGCCACACGCTGATGTCGACCGACCTCTCCACGGGTGGTGGCTTCACGATGATGCTGCAGCAGCAGGGTCAGGGCCTCTTCGACGCCGACGGAAACGTCGCCGTCAACTCGCCGAAGGCAGTCGAAGCACTCACCGTGCTCAAGGATATGAACGACAAAGGCTTGATCAAGAACGTCAAGGGCTGGGATGGCCGCGTCACCTCCGCCAAGGACGGCGACTCGGCGGTGACCCCGGAGGCTGTCTGGTGGATCGGTACCCTCACCGGTGAAATGCCCGAACTTGCCGGGAAGTATGGCGTGACCGAGCTTCCGGCGTTCGCCGATGGCGGCGTTCGCACCTCGAACAGCGGCGGATCCGGCCTCGCGGTTCCCGCGCAGGCGAAGAACCCCAACCTCGCGGCATCCTTCGTCACCTGGCTGCTGGCCGACGCCACCAATCAGGCCGACATGATGAAGAACGAAGGACTCTTTCCCTCGTACCTACCTGCTCTCAAGGACGGCTACTTCCAGCAGCCGGACCCCTACTTCTCGGGGCAAAAGGTGTACGAGCTGTTCGCCGAGCAGACCCCGAACATCCCGTCGATCAACTACACGACCGACAATGCGAAGGCGCAGGACATCGTGGCCAACGCCGTCGTCGCCTCGGTGCTGAACGGCGCCGACCCGAAGAAGACCCTCGACGACGCTGCCAAGCAGATCGCCACCGCAACCGATCGCAAGATCGCGAAGTAA
- a CDS encoding SDR family NAD(P)-dependent oxidoreductase yields the protein MTEQIVVITGASSGIGQATADRFTAGGARVYNLDLTAPAAPTAGAIWRHCDVTDHEQVAARIGEIVREDGRVDVAIANAGISIRRPFLEMKPAEIDTLLAINVRGVINLWQAAGRQMYEAGSGVLLATASTNATAGYPWYADYNASKAAVLALCRSVALELAPRVRTACVSPGYVMTPMQRLEYTDEMIDEVNAKIPSGRHAEPAEIASAFYFLASAEAAFITGQQLVVDGGELAGGTASSYRTWQADRRT from the coding sequence ATGACGGAGCAGATCGTCGTCATCACCGGAGCCTCGTCGGGCATTGGCCAAGCCACGGCCGACCGGTTCACTGCCGGGGGAGCGCGGGTTTACAACCTCGACCTGACCGCTCCGGCCGCGCCAACGGCCGGAGCGATCTGGCGGCACTGTGACGTTACCGACCACGAACAAGTCGCCGCTCGCATCGGCGAGATCGTGCGGGAGGACGGCCGGGTGGATGTCGCCATCGCGAACGCGGGCATCAGCATCCGTCGGCCGTTCCTCGAGATGAAGCCGGCCGAGATCGACACGCTGCTGGCGATCAATGTGCGTGGGGTCATCAATCTGTGGCAGGCCGCCGGCCGGCAGATGTATGAGGCGGGCTCGGGCGTTCTGCTGGCGACGGCGTCGACGAATGCCACCGCGGGATACCCCTGGTATGCCGACTACAACGCGTCGAAGGCCGCCGTTCTCGCACTCTGCCGCAGTGTTGCACTGGAATTGGCGCCTCGGGTACGCACGGCGTGCGTGAGTCCCGGATATGTGATGACACCCATGCAGCGACTGGAATATACCGACGAGATGATTGATGAGGTGAACGCGAAGATTCCCAGTGGGCGTCACGCAGAGCCCGCCGAGATTGCGTCGGCGTTCTACTTCCTCGCCTCTGCCGAGGCCGCCTTCATTACCGGCCAGCAGCTCGTGGTGGATGGCGGAGAACTTGCTGGTGGAACCGCTTCCTCGTATCGAACCTGGCAGGCAGACCGCCGCACCTGA
- a CDS encoding amino acid ABC transporter ATP-binding protein, which translates to MTQIQTGLVLSADAAATSPIIIAEQVYKSFGSNQVLAGINFEVAAGEVAVVIGPSGSGKSTFLRCLNALETIDSGRIRVSGSDVGYDYRDDKFYEWSSKDYAKFRLGIGMVFQRFNLFNNMNALENVACGPIKVKGMPKKEAKERAQALLEMVGLGTHGHKFPNQLSGGQQQRVAIARSLAMDPSVMLFDEPTSGLDPELVDEVLEVMKTLALGGMTMVVVTHEIGFAREVGDSLTFVDGGVVVEKGDPRTVIANPQSPRTQQFLSKVL; encoded by the coding sequence ATGACGCAGATTCAGACAGGTCTGGTGCTTTCGGCGGATGCCGCGGCCACCTCTCCCATCATCATTGCCGAGCAGGTCTACAAGTCGTTCGGCTCGAACCAGGTGTTGGCCGGCATCAACTTCGAGGTGGCCGCGGGCGAGGTTGCCGTCGTGATCGGCCCGTCGGGTTCGGGTAAATCGACGTTTCTGCGTTGCCTGAACGCCCTCGAGACCATCGACAGTGGGCGCATCCGGGTGTCGGGATCCGACGTCGGCTACGACTACCGGGACGACAAGTTTTACGAGTGGAGCTCGAAGGACTATGCGAAGTTCCGGCTCGGCATCGGCATGGTGTTCCAACGCTTCAACCTGTTCAACAACATGAATGCCCTCGAAAACGTGGCCTGTGGTCCGATCAAGGTGAAGGGCATGCCGAAGAAGGAGGCCAAGGAGCGGGCGCAGGCATTGCTCGAAATGGTCGGACTCGGCACGCACGGCCATAAGTTCCCGAACCAGCTCTCGGGTGGCCAGCAGCAGCGGGTGGCGATCGCTCGTTCGCTGGCGATGGATCCGTCGGTGATGCTCTTCGACGAGCCGACGTCGGGCCTCGACCCCGAGCTCGTCGACGAGGTGCTCGAGGTTATGAAGACCCTCGCGCTCGGCGGCATGACCATGGTCGTCGTTACGCACGAGATCGGGTTCGCCCGGGAAGTCGGCGACTCGCTCACCTTTGTCGACGGTGGAGTTGTCGTCGAGAAGGGCGACCCGCGCACGGTCATCGCCAACCCGCAGAGTCCTCGAACGCAGCAGTTCCTCTCGAAGGTTCTCTAG
- a CDS encoding amino acid ABC transporter permease encodes MLEHATMTRAATVVQPDPTNTVRLKHPGRIIVGILCVVALVGFLFALAANPHISWSDVAAYLVFPKILAGVLVTLELSIISTVVGLSIGVILAIMKLSSNPLAQMLSNLYIWFFRGTPVLVQLIFWFNLAFLFPTLTIAIPFTTIGYQWDMNVLMTGFNAAMLGLALNLGAYAAETVRAGIQAVDIGQSEAASSIGMTPAQRMRIVVLPQAGRIILPPIGNEFISMLKTTSLVYVVAGNDLMTNASQIYKQNSKIMELLIVVSIWYMVMTAVATYFQNKLEKKFGTANLPPSPRASWGRSLLLAAQAKRKLAVDTTMGSGGSL; translated from the coding sequence ATGCTGGAACACGCAACAATGACCCGAGCGGCGACGGTGGTGCAGCCTGACCCGACGAACACCGTCAGGCTGAAGCATCCCGGCCGCATCATCGTCGGCATCCTCTGCGTCGTGGCGCTGGTCGGATTCCTCTTCGCCCTGGCCGCCAACCCGCACATCTCATGGTCGGATGTAGCGGCTTACCTGGTCTTTCCCAAGATTCTCGCGGGTGTGCTGGTCACGCTCGAACTTTCGATTATCTCCACCGTCGTCGGCCTCAGCATCGGCGTGATCCTCGCGATCATGAAGCTGTCGTCCAACCCGCTCGCCCAGATGCTCAGTAACCTTTACATCTGGTTCTTCCGCGGCACGCCGGTTTTGGTTCAGTTGATCTTCTGGTTCAACCTCGCCTTCCTCTTTCCCACACTCACCATCGCCATCCCGTTCACCACCATTGGCTACCAGTGGGACATGAATGTGCTGATGACCGGATTCAACGCGGCCATGCTCGGCTTGGCTTTGAACCTTGGTGCCTATGCAGCCGAAACTGTGCGCGCCGGCATCCAGGCAGTCGACATCGGTCAATCCGAAGCCGCCAGCTCGATCGGGATGACGCCGGCCCAACGCATGCGCATCGTGGTGCTCCCGCAGGCCGGGCGTATCATCCTGCCGCCGATCGGCAACGAGTTCATCAGCATGCTCAAGACCACATCGCTCGTTTATGTTGTCGCCGGCAATGACCTCATGACCAATGCCAGCCAGATCTACAAGCAGAACAGCAAGATCATGGAACTGCTGATCGTGGTGAGTATTTGGTACATGGTGATGACCGCCGTCGCAACCTATTTTCAGAACAAACTCGAAAAGAAGTTCGGCACGGCCAACTTGCCGCCGTCGCCGCGGGCCAGTTGGGGCCGCTCACTGCTTCTGGCGGCCCAGGCGAAGCGCAAACTAGCGGTCGACACCACGATGGGCTCGGGAGGGTCACTATGA
- a CDS encoding ABC transporter substrate-binding protein, whose product MKNAPFRLTALAVVALGSLLLTGCGGQSLAGAADAGAPAAAVKNTIPSGDLAGSVLKGITQNADFAARVPANIKTNGLKVATADGYPPMEMFDTDGKTMVGVDMSLVRAIADSWGVKVEIINSDVNSMMPGVASGRFDVLASGFNDTEVRREKASFVDYARSSGAIIVAKGNPEGITAPTDLCGHTMAVLDNGYYMQLTTTFSEDCVAAGQAPIEILGFANDPEALLQLQSGRAQAGMNDYPVGVFRAKEAGGAIEAIEIPGNSLFGIAVDPKNTELITLIQDTVNQLIADGDYDKILAAWDLSGMAVTEATVNQGK is encoded by the coding sequence ATGAAGAACGCTCCATTCCGCCTCACGGCCCTCGCGGTCGTCGCACTCGGTTCACTGCTGCTCACCGGATGCGGCGGCCAATCGCTTGCGGGCGCGGCCGACGCCGGCGCCCCGGCCGCCGCCGTCAAAAACACGATCCCGTCGGGTGACTTGGCCGGATCGGTGTTGAAGGGCATCACCCAGAACGCCGACTTCGCCGCCCGCGTTCCGGCAAACATCAAGACCAACGGCCTCAAGGTCGCCACGGCCGATGGCTACCCGCCCATGGAGATGTTCGACACCGATGGTAAAACCATGGTCGGCGTCGACATGTCACTCGTGCGTGCCATCGCCGACTCGTGGGGCGTCAAGGTTGAGATCATCAACTCCGATGTGAACTCGATGATGCCCGGCGTCGCCTCTGGCCGTTTCGACGTTCTCGCCTCGGGTTTCAATGACACCGAGGTGCGCCGTGAGAAGGCATCCTTCGTCGACTACGCCCGGTCCTCGGGAGCAATCATCGTGGCTAAGGGCAACCCTGAGGGGATCACGGCGCCGACCGACCTCTGCGGTCACACCATGGCCGTGCTCGACAACGGCTACTATATGCAGCTCACCACCACCTTCAGCGAAGACTGCGTCGCTGCGGGCCAGGCTCCCATTGAGATTCTCGGATTCGCCAACGATCCCGAGGCGCTGCTGCAGCTGCAGAGCGGTCGCGCGCAGGCCGGCATGAACGACTACCCGGTCGGAGTCTTCCGTGCCAAGGAGGCCGGCGGCGCGATTGAAGCCATCGAAATCCCCGGCAACTCCCTCTTCGGCATCGCCGTCGACCCGAAGAACACCGAGCTCATCACGCTCATCCAGGACACGGTGAACCAGCTCATCGCCGACGGTGACTACGACAAGATCCTGGCTGCATGGGACCTCAGCGGCATGGCTGTCACCGAGGCCACGGTCAACCAGGGCAAATAA
- a CDS encoding amidohydrolase encodes MGFTVFENGVFHTLVAGASAPHGPTSLVVSGESIAFMGSSAECRDLTGGRHETIDLGGAHVVPGFADSHLHTAQLALQSTELNLSSAISLEQALALVTEHIARRNTPSSSALNDSAGDWVFGGRWNNRVWADTEVPTRWQLDTVTGGIPVALHHGDLHTYWVNSAALSRMGITRDTPDPVGGSIVRDADGEPTGILGEAAAFAAERFFAPLTSTDLDATIEHTLQGLLAHGITTIHDIDGTDAHRAFRTLHTAGRLPLRVQKLMPVAELDALLDAGIRSGDGDSMLRYGAVKIFGDGSLSSHTCLLHEAYPAQPDNTGIAVTPPELLDSLVERCNAAGLAAAVHAIGDGAVSNALSALERVSGPGASRSILPNRIEHVQHIAPSDVARLGALPVVACMQPASCTSDIDMVDQILWGRDLGSYAWRSILDAGGTLAFSSDAPVESTNPFTGIFAAVTRQRPGGYPTGGWQPEQRASRAEAFAAYTSGPAVASAESRIKGRLAPGFLADFAVLDRDPFSVDDTALLDTTIALTVVGGIVRWAR; translated from the coding sequence ATGGGTTTCACCGTCTTCGAGAACGGCGTATTCCACACGCTGGTTGCGGGAGCGAGCGCTCCGCACGGTCCGACCTCGCTGGTCGTTTCGGGTGAATCTATCGCCTTCATGGGGTCAAGCGCGGAGTGCCGGGATCTGACCGGAGGACGGCACGAGACCATCGATCTGGGCGGCGCCCACGTGGTGCCCGGCTTCGCTGACAGTCATCTGCACACCGCCCAACTCGCCCTGCAGTCCACCGAACTCAACCTCTCGAGTGCGATATCGCTCGAGCAGGCGCTGGCTCTTGTCACGGAGCACATCGCACGGCGGAACACGCCGTCGAGCTCGGCGCTGAACGACTCTGCTGGCGATTGGGTGTTCGGCGGTCGCTGGAACAACCGGGTCTGGGCAGACACCGAAGTCCCGACGCGCTGGCAGCTCGACACCGTCACCGGCGGCATCCCGGTGGCCCTGCACCACGGTGATCTGCACACCTACTGGGTCAACTCGGCAGCGCTGTCCCGCATGGGCATCACCCGCGACACCCCCGACCCCGTCGGCGGCAGCATCGTACGAGACGCGGACGGTGAACCGACCGGCATCCTCGGCGAGGCCGCGGCGTTCGCCGCCGAACGCTTCTTCGCCCCACTCACCAGCACCGACCTCGACGCCACCATCGAGCACACCCTGCAGGGCCTGCTCGCGCACGGCATCACCACCATTCATGACATCGACGGCACGGATGCGCACCGCGCGTTTCGCACGCTGCACACCGCCGGTCGCCTCCCGCTGCGCGTGCAGAAGCTCATGCCGGTGGCCGAACTCGACGCCCTGCTGGATGCGGGCATCAGGTCGGGGGACGGCGACAGCATGCTGCGCTATGGCGCGGTCAAGATCTTCGGCGACGGGTCGCTCTCGTCGCACACCTGTCTGCTCCACGAGGCCTACCCGGCGCAACCCGACAACACGGGCATCGCGGTGACCCCGCCCGAACTGCTCGACAGCCTGGTCGAACGGTGCAACGCCGCCGGGCTGGCTGCGGCCGTGCACGCCATTGGCGACGGCGCCGTGAGCAATGCGCTCTCCGCCCTCGAGCGCGTCAGCGGCCCAGGAGCCTCGCGCAGCATTCTGCCGAACCGGATCGAACATGTGCAGCACATCGCGCCATCGGATGTCGCTCGTCTCGGCGCTCTACCCGTCGTCGCTTGCATGCAGCCCGCATCGTGCACCTCCGACATCGACATGGTCGACCAGATTCTGTGGGGACGCGACCTGGGCTCCTACGCCTGGCGCAGCATCCTCGACGCCGGCGGCACACTCGCCTTCAGCTCGGATGCGCCAGTCGAGAGCACGAACCCGTTCACCGGAATCTTCGCGGCCGTAACCCGCCAACGCCCCGGGGGCTACCCGACGGGTGGCTGGCAACCCGAGCAGCGAGCGAGTCGGGCCGAAGCCTTCGCCGCCTACACGAGCGGGCCGGCCGTCGCCTCGGCCGAGAGCCGCATCAAAGGCCGCCTGGCTCCTGGCTTCCTGGCCGACTTCGCCGTGCTGGACCGCGACCCATTCAGCGTCGACGACACGGCGCTGCTCGATACCACGATTGCGTTGACCGTCGTCGGCGGAATCGTGCGTTGGGCACGGTAG
- a CDS encoding SMP-30/gluconolactonase/LRE family protein, giving the protein MEAIIEGLAFPEGIRWRAGALYFSDVHSHQVLRWQGGRLEVLAHIPEKPSGLGFLNDDTLLVASQHDRAIYRIDLTKPGSAPVLHADLSAVASWHLNDMITDSRGRAYVGNYGSGALPGEALAPATLALVSTDGVVTPVADNLWFPNGMAFTSDERTLIVAETRSEPGRLTAFAVAEDGSLGERRELCVFDGEWPDGIAIDRNNDIWVASPFSDEVLRVNLAGQIVERVAVPAPYAVAVGGESGRDLFVASAETWVPEDAARLRSGRIFRLEHAVR; this is encoded by the coding sequence GTGGAAGCAATCATCGAGGGTCTCGCTTTTCCCGAAGGCATCCGTTGGCGTGCGGGGGCACTGTACTTTTCGGACGTGCACTCCCATCAGGTCTTGAGATGGCAGGGCGGTCGGCTGGAGGTGCTCGCGCACATTCCCGAGAAGCCGTCGGGTTTGGGCTTTCTGAATGATGACACCCTGTTGGTCGCCTCGCAGCACGATCGCGCGATCTATCGAATCGATCTCACCAAGCCGGGCAGTGCTCCTGTGCTCCACGCTGATCTCTCGGCCGTTGCATCCTGGCATCTCAATGACATGATCACTGACTCGCGTGGGCGAGCATATGTGGGCAACTACGGGAGTGGCGCTTTACCGGGGGAGGCCCTCGCGCCGGCAACGCTCGCGCTCGTCAGCACCGACGGAGTCGTGACCCCTGTCGCGGATAATCTGTGGTTCCCCAACGGCATGGCGTTTACGTCGGATGAACGGACACTTATCGTGGCCGAGACCCGGAGCGAACCGGGAAGATTGACCGCGTTCGCGGTCGCCGAGGATGGGTCGCTGGGCGAGCGACGCGAGCTCTGTGTTTTCGACGGCGAGTGGCCGGACGGCATCGCGATTGATCGCAACAACGATATTTGGGTGGCATCACCATTCAGTGACGAGGTGCTCAGGGTGAATCTTGCGGGCCAGATCGTGGAGCGTGTCGCGGTACCCGCACCCTATGCCGTCGCAGTCGGCGGTGAGTCAGGCCGGGACCTCTTTGTTGCCTCCGCTGAAACCTGGGTTCCCGAAGATGCTGCACGATTGCGCTCCGGTCGGATCTTCCGCCTCGAGCACGCGGTACGGTAA